From the genome of Bombus huntii isolate Logan2020A chromosome 14, iyBomHunt1.1, whole genome shotgun sequence, one region includes:
- the LOC126872764 gene encoding kinase D-interacting substrate of 220 kDa B isoform X1 has product MRKAKDDRVKIATHHFRISIEEEGDEENKEAEDAARETDRRFSITIEADSGIVVASQESQAQDLAINREERSFANDQTANEILSEEFVERTWNEQEKKAQSFESKSSKNSGDSKGRSSKGSVGQQQILLEKFVDRTLNEQGREVRGFEFKTSSDGSDSGPSQEIDSRESISQKKRIDKFANGENLSGDSQNCGKIEKTQSDNWESETRFSVASSEIPNENYEISASGSSPRSISADQNFGVLCSKFKYIINESSYENVDLTKKLERDSTSSFLPFETSNPSELKRHRSLSSYETYKSSNLNTSMQRKRSLQDPTGVTLQNLRLLDQPREKAQSVTAAEIQETSQILTHPNIESIKAVPPSAVSVSPLLIRRYYKVMSAFSNNSCSLENTYPSKMLEDPLQTRQDSIKTPKNDVNCTNSEEGGNQRSTQRRLTLPAINIDLDSGEKSGTANYQNVLSGTSVNPIRRSSIANAAICSSLAPSLASAYPGVPNCLLPTSNGNELSNISSISEQIPERSGVTGLKMKLPFLRLHIPGSQPISGEEEGEEEDPNHHSHHHHHHHHHHHVFPYFHVPTFTFTAPATDGEPGRKFNFGIRRHSQTTLHRTDSMVSLCYRSLASYITDDNLAGLQSFLENKRVLIDDRDENGSTALILAATKGKIHFVRELINHGADVNAEDADNWTALLCAAKEGHTDVCLELLEHGADLEHRDMGGWTALMWATYKGRSPTVMMLLGREADVNAHGNFHISSLLWAAGRGYPDIVKDLIAHGAKVNVGDKYGTTALVWASRKGHVEIVDTLLKAGANVDTAGMYSWTALLVATLGNHLEVVLLLLEHKPNVNALDKDGCTALAIACREGHHEIANALLNAGAYVNIQDRAGDTNLIHAVKGGHRGVVESLLKKYADVDIAGKDKKTATYIAVEKGNISILKLLLNANPDLEIATKDGDTPLLRAVRSRNAEIVQILLDKKAKVSATDKKGDTVLHIAMRARSKAIVEILLRNPKNSQLLYRPNRQGETPYNIDINHPKTILGQIFGARRLNTNEDNENMLGYDLYSSALADILSEPSLSTPITVGLYAKWGSGKSFLLNKLREEMKNFARQWMDPVFQFSVLLFVVVTHVSLLVGITIGLALQSWIVGLACGISLIFFTYTFLILVWYANKRYDWYWPYNFTVALTTKLNSLKLLLQVIFCHPPGGRVHDDITVQPIKFYFTDQTRVGTTAAGENAVVQMVGSLYDSIENEFGSLSTRLYRAFRPKPDKSTTTWKWRHLCCLPYIVIFEFCFCSLLVGISVLTVYLIDISSSEPTIERVTSHIIMITVALILAVSVIANLYTWSRTLQALVFSQRRHLQRSISKLETLKSEGFIQTLRSEVSLMTEMVKCLDSFMAQQSRLVIIVDGLDSCEQDKVLLVLDAIQALFSDNGYPFVVILAIDPHIIAKAVEVNSRRLFTESNIGGHDYLRNMVHLPFYLQNSGLRKVKVAQQTAQHSRKTTWTEAEESVNYTATSTMHHSVSNRRLSTESAIMNSNEKLKPQSRKGSRKLRLSESIASSIGSNLNRLGGAQDLNKMLLTDDYFSDVNPRSMRRLMNVVYVTGRLLKAFQIDFNWYHLASWINITEQWPFRTSWLILHYDMYEDSLDDSMSLKSLYDKIRPQIPVLKEVQPLLEMDRDERKLDIFLTFHRSSLLVSDMKIFLPFTINLDPYIKKKIKEEQQSMEEESGLLGPYKQYSPWTLPSNTHESWSVNKNGLSNRTMKLVKTPSLQGHVPVPSTSWVQPCMQPTFDWQTTPSWQVLPMEPAVKPLSATTTLPSEILEIRLSSLTVNGICDLIDRIDSISPNQAPQYKQVIKENNINGRVLLHCDLQELKKVLKMAFGDWELFRMVIVSLRELEVSSFSTQEEGSRSVRFTVGSEQIQRKGGDHALQNTSIRVPTHVDKDKGTSRTDGPRRDQTKQSIMEKQVTLEEQMICGALQTLNEEACEDVLDVPSSAVVPSDSLAGSISMAPQDTDYVILQSNPLLHWVPVNDEPETSDDSSFESTVHLQRTNSQRSITSQLSTRSACSFGRKELRKSGGNSISSRPASLFVSPPPSPRPAFRSKSTDEYYVANNIPMKSAISTPMKKRCSTSTLNDELILSVPVPNSSLEKLSKLKDRLMGTLPVSPAPGESEDESTPLVSELSTPTHSQSDSVFKHDCSEENSSSISSNKSLPRDGERSIDVVDYSDTVSLMVREASQVRFLSRQDAEEWDNPETPV; this is encoded by the exons ATGCGGAAGGCCAAAGACGATCGTGTCAAGATCGCGACACATCATTTTCGAATCAGCATCGAGGAAGAAGGGGACGAAGAGAACAAAGAAGCGGAAGATGCAGCTAGAGAAACCGATAGAAGATTCTCCATTACGATTGAAGCGGATTCTGGTATAGTAGTTGCGTCGCAAGAATCACAAGCGCAAGATCTTGCAATCAACAGAGAAGAACGTTCGTTTGCAAACGACCAAACAgccaatgaaattttatcagaAGAATTTGTAGAAAGAACTTGGAACGAGCAGGAAAAGAAAGCACAAAGCTTCGAATCTAAGTCGTCAAAAAATTCTGGTGACTCAAAGGGACGATCTTCAAAAGGATCAGTCGGCCAACAACAAATTTTGTTAGAGAAATTTGTCGATAGAACTTTGAACGAACAGGGAAGAGAGGTACGAGGCTTCGAGTTCAAAACTTCTTCCGATGGATCAGATAGTGGACCTTCCCAAGAAATTGATTCGAGAGAATCAATTAGCCAGAAGAAGAGGATCGATAAATTCGCAAACGGTGAAAATTTGTCGGGTGATTCGCAAAATTGCGGGAAGATTGAAAAGACGCAAAGCGATAATTGGGAAAGTGAAACACGATTTTCGGTTGCTTCCAGCGAAATTCCTAACGAAAATTATGAAATCTCCGCTTCCGGAAGCTCGCCACGATCGATCAGTGCGGACCAAAACTTCGGCGTTCTCTGCTCGAAGTTTAAGTATATCATCAACGAAAGTTCCTACGAGAATGTAGATTTGACAAAGAAATTGGAGCGCGACTCGACCTCGAGTTTTCTTCCTTTCGAAACATCGAATCCTTCAGAACTTAAACGCCATAGATCTCTTTCTTCGTACGAAACCTATAAATCTTCCAATTTAAATACTTCCATGCAACGCAAGAGAAGTCTTCAAGATCCTACAGGCGTAACATTACAAAATTTACGATTACTCGATCAACCAAGAGAAAAAGCACAATCGGTGACAGCTGCAGAAATTCAGGAGACTTCGCAGATTCTTACTCATCCAAATATCGAATCCATTAAAGCAGTTCCTCCGTCGGCAGTCTCTGTCTCTCCTCTTCTAATCAGACGTTATTACAAAGTCATGTCCGCGTTTTCCAATAATTCCTGCAGTCTGGAAAACACCTATCCATCCAAAATGTTAGAAGATCCTCTTCAAACTCGACAAGACTCCATCAAGACTCCGAAAAATGATGTAAATTGTACAAATTCGGAAGAAGGAGGCAATCAGAGGAGTACGCAAAGAAGATTGACATTGCCTGCTATAAACATAGATCTAGATTCGGGAGAAAAATCAGGAACTGCCAActatcaaaatgttttatcagGAACCAGCGTTAATCCTATTAGAAGGTCCAGCATAGCAAATGCTGCGATTTGTTCGAGTTTAGCTCCCAGCTTGGCCAGCGCTTATCCAGGTGTTCCAAACTGTTTATTGCCCACGTCGAATGGAAACGAACTGTCGAACATTTCGTCTATCAGCGAGCAGATACCAGAAAGAAGCGGAGTAACCGGGTTGAAGATGAAGTTACCATTCCTTCGACTTCATATACCTGGGTCGCAACCAATTTCAGGCGAGGAAGAAGGCGAAGAGGAGGATCCGAACCATCATTcgcatcatcatcatcatcaccatcatcatcaccACGTGTTCCCGTATTTTCATGTACCCACATTCACGTTCACCGCGCCAGCCACCGATGGTGAACCTGGCCGGAAGTTCAACTTTGGAATTCGCAGACACTCGCAAACG ACCTTGCATCGGACTGACTCGATGGTATCACTCTGCTACCGATCTCTCGCCAGCTATATCACAGACGATAATCTCGCTGGTCTTCAAAGCTTCCTCGAAAACAAACGAGTACTGATCGATGACCGAGACGAG AATGGTAGTACAGCCCTCATCCTTGCAGCAACTAAGGGAAAGATACACTTTGTACGAGAGCTTATCAATCATGGAGCAGATGTTAATGCAGAGGACGCA gATAATTGGACGGCGTTATTGTGTGCGGCCAAGGAAGGGCACACAGATGTGTGCCTTGAATTACTCGAACATGGCGCTGATTTGGAACACAGAGACATG GGAGGGTGGACTGCACTTATGTGGGCGACGTATAAAGGTAGGTCGCCGACGGTGATGATGCTACTAGGACGAGAAGCTGACGTCAATGCACATGGAAATTTTCACATATCTTCGTTGTTATGGGCCGCAGGCAGGGGTTACCCCGATATTGTTAAGGATCTTATTGCTCATGGTGCTAAAGTCAATGTCGGTGACAAG tATGGTACTACAGCGTTGGTGTGGGCGTCGCGTAAAGGCCACGTAGAAATTGTAGATACTCTTCTAAAAGCTGGTGCTAATGTCGATACTGCTGGCATG TACTCGTGGACAGCTCTTCTAGTGGCCACTCTTGGGAATCACTTGGAGGTGGTACTACTTCTTTTAGAACATAAACCAAACGTGAACGCGTTAGATAAAGATGGATGCACAGCTCTGGCAATAGCTTGCCGAGAGGGGCATCACGAAATAGCAAATGCTCTTTTGAATGCTGGTGCTTATGTGAACATTCAAGATAGGGCTGGTGatacaaatttaattcatGCTGTGAAAGGCGGTCATAGAGGAGTGGTTGAATCTCTTTTAAAAAAGTATGCTGATGTCGACATTGCCGGCAAG gaTAAGAAAACTGCAACCTACATAGCAGTCGAAAAaggcaatatttcaatattgaaaCTGTTATTAAATGCAAACCCAGATTTAGAGATTGCGACAAAAGATGGTGATACTCCATTATTACGGGCAGTTCGATCGCGAAACGCTGAAATCGTGCAGATATTGCTAGACAAAAAAGCTAAAGTATCAGCCACCGATAAAAAAGGTGATACTGTGCTACATATAGCTATGCGAGCTAGATCGAAAGCCATCGTTGAGATACTATTGAGAAATCCAAAAAATAGTCAACTACTGTACCGTCCAAATAGACAAGGAGAGACTCCTTATAATATCGACATCAATCATCCAAAGACCATTCTTGGACAAATATTTGGTGCAC GGCGTCTTAATACCAATGAAGATAATGAAAATATGCTTGGTTACGACTTGTACAGTAGTGCGTTAGCGGATATCCTCAGTGAACCATCTCTTTCAACGCCTATAACTGTTGGCCTTTACGCGAAGTGGGGTTCAGGAAAATcatttttgttaaataaattaagag aggaaatgaaaaattttgcTCGCCAATGGATGGACCCAGTATTCCAATTTTCTGTCTTATTATTCGTAGTAGTAACTCATGTATCTTTGTTAGTGGGTATCACAATAGGTCTTGCCCTCCAATCATGGATTGTTGGGCTTGCGTGTGGTATAAGTCTTATTTTTTTTACGTACACTTTTTTGATACTTGTCTGGTATGCTAACAAAAG ATATGATTGGTATTGGCCATACAATTTCACGGTAGCTCTGActacaaaattaaattcattgaaaCTGCTTTTACAAGTAATTTTTTGTCACCCTCCTGGTGGTCGAGTTCACGATGATATCACTGTTCAACCCATAAAGTTCTATTTTACTGACCAAACCCGAGTCGGCACAACTGCTGCCGGAGAGAACGCAGTAGTACAAATGGTAGGATCGCTTTATGATTCCATTGAGAATGAGTTTGGTTCCTTATCCACGCGACTCTACAGAGCATTCAGACCAAAACCAGATAAATCAACGACAACATGGAAATGGAGACATCTTTGTTGTTTACCATATATAGTTATATTTGAATTCTGCTTTTGCAGTTTACTCGTTGGTATTTCCGTACTTACGGTCTATCTCATCGATATTTCTAGCAGCGA GCCAACAATAGAAAGAGTTACATCACACATTATTATGATAACCGTTGCCTTAATACTAGCTGTTAGCGTAATAGCAAACTTATATACATGGAGTCGAACGTTGCAAGCACTTGTTTTCTCTCAAAGACGGCACCTACAGCGCAGCATTTCTAAGTTAGAGACTTTAAAAAGCGAAGGTTTTATACAGACGCTAAGAAGCGAAGTCAGTTTAATGACCGAGATg gtTAAATGCCTAGATAGTTTTATGGCACAACAAAGCAGATTAGTAATAATTGTGGATGGTCTGGATAGTTGTGAACAAGATAAAGTGTTGTTAGTTTTAGATGCTATACAAGCATTATTCAGTGATAACGGTTATCCATTTGTTGTTATATTAGCGATCGATCCACATATTATTGCCAAG GCAGTGGAAGTCAATAGTAGAAGATTATTCACAGAGTCTAATATCGGAGGACACGATTACTTACGTAATATGGTGCATCTtccattttatttacaaaacaGTGGTTTGCGAAAGGTAAAAGTAGCTCAACAAACTGCCCAACATAGTAGAAAAACTACGTGGACCGAAGCCGAGGAAAGTGTAAATTACACCGCGACTAGTACAATGCATCACTCTGTTTCTAACAGAAGACTTAGCACGGAGTCTGCTATAATGAACAGCAATGAAAAGTTGAAACCGCAAAGCAGAAAAGGCAGTAGAAAATTACGATTAAGCGAGTCAATCGCAAGTAGCATCGGTAGCAATTTAAATCGATTGGGCGGTGCACAAGATCTCAATAAAATGCTTCTCACTGACGATTACTTTAGTGATGTGAATCCTCGTAGTATGAGAAGATTAATGAATGTTGTTTATGTCACTG GAAGATTATTAAAAGCATTCCAAATTGATTTCAACTGGTATCATTTAGCTAGTTGGATCAATATTACTGAACAATGGCCATTTAGGACGTCTTGGTTGATTCTTCATTACGATATGTATGAAGATAGTTTAGATGATTCCATGTCGTTGAAAAGTCTTTATGATAA GATACGACCCCAAATCCCAGTACTTAAAGAAGTTCAACCTCTGTTAGAAATGGATAGAGATGAACGGAAACTAGATATTTTCCTGACGTTTCATCGTTCGAGTTTACTTGTTAGcgatatgaaaatattcttaCCATTCACAATAAATCTCGATCCttatattaagaaaaaaataaaagaggagCAACAGAGTATGGAAGAAGAATCAGGACTACTTGGTCCATATAAACAGTATAGTCCTTGGACTTTACCTAGTAATACACATGAATCATGgagtgtaaataaaaatggtTTATCAAATCGAACAATGAAACTTGTTAAAACACCAAGTCTACAAGGACATGTACCGGTACCATCAACATCATGGGTACAACCGTGTATGCAGCCAACATTCGATTGGCAGACTACTCCATCGTGGCAAGTACTTCCCATGGAACCAGCGGTTAAACCACTCTCTGCAACTACAACATTACcg tCCGAGATTTTGGAGATAAGACTATCATCTTTAACAGTAAATGGAATTTGCGACCTTATTGATAGGATCGACAGTATAAGTCCTAATCAAGCACCACAGTACAAACAAGTTATTAAAGAGAATAACATTAATGGTAGAGTTTTATTGCATTGTGATTTACAGGAGTTGAAAAAG GTTCTTAAAATGGCTTTTGGAGATTGGGAATTGTTTCGTATGGTGATTGTGTCGCTTAGAGAATTGGAAGTTTCATCATTTAGCACACAAGAAGAAGGTTCACGAAGTGTTCGATTCACCGTAGGATCGGAACAAATTCAACGAAAAGGAGGAG ATCATGCTTTACAAAATACTTCGATACGTGTGCCAACACATGTAGATAAAGACAAGGGAACATCAAGAACCGATGGTCCTAGACGAGATCAAACTAAACAATCTATTATGGAAAAACAA gTAACTTTAGAAGAACAGATGATATGTGGTGCATTACAAACTTTAAATGAAGAAGCGTGTGAAGATGTATTAGATGTACCATCTTCTGCAGTGGTACCATCAGACTCACTTGCAG GATCCATTTCGATGGCCCCTCAAGATACAGATTACGTGATTCTTCAATCTAATCCACTTCTACACTGGGTACCAGTCAACGATGAACCAGAGACGTCAGACGACAGCTCGTTCGAGTCGACAGTACATCTTCAACGTACGAACTCTCAACGTAGTATTACATCTCAACTTAGCACCAGATCGGCTTGTTCGTTCGGACGTAAAGAGCTAAGAAAGAGTGGAGGCAATTCTATCAGTAGTAGACCAGCGTCGCTTTTTGTGTCTCCTCCGCCTTCTCCCAGACCCGCCTTCAGATCCAAATCAACAGATGAATACTATGTAGCTAATAATATACCCATGAAATCGGCTATCTCTACACCTATGAAGAAACGATGTTCGACTTCGACCTTAAATGATGAGTTAATTTTATCGGTCCCTGTTCCAAACTCCAGCTTGGAAAAGTTAAGCAAACTGAAAGACCGTCTTATGGGGACGTTACCTGTCTCGCCTGCTCCAGGAGAGAGCGAGGATGAGTCCACGCCGTTAGTTTCCGAATTATCTACTCCAACTCACTCGCAATCTGATAGCGTGTTTAAACACGACTGCAGCGAGGAGAACAGTAGCTCGATTTCCTCGAATAAAAGTTTACCACGTGATGGAGAACGATCCATCGATGTTGTTGATTATTCCGACACTGTTAGTTTAATGGTACGAGAAGCTTCGCAAGTGCGGTTCTTATCGCGTCAAGACGCCGAGGAATGGGACAATCCCGAAACACCTGTTTGA